From the Lathyrus oleraceus cultivar Zhongwan6 chromosome 3, CAAS_Psat_ZW6_1.0, whole genome shotgun sequence genome, the window GCATTATGTCAGAGAGATAATCGAGCATGGAGAAGTCCAAGTGCTGAAGGTTTTAATTGAAGACAATGATGCTGATATGAGCACCAAGACATTGCCAAGCTGAAAGTTTTTCCACTATATGTAGTTGATAAATCTATATGAAGAAGGCTAATTTGTTCGCTTGATGTTTGTGgagtttgttccaaggtggagatttgtgaAAATTTGGATCAAACTCTAATCTCGACAAGGATAACTTGATGTTTCCAAATGAGTTATGCATATTGTTGTTGAAGTCTATTCAAGCATGTTATCGAAATATGTTAACTTGTATTCTAAGTTAGTATGTCAACTTGGGCCTTTGTTTAAGCACAATTGTTTAAGTTAACTTGTTGCTTAAGTTAGCTTAGTAGTCTATAAATATATTAGTTATCTCAGGTTATTGAGAGAGATTAATTattgttattcacttgtaatCTTTGAAGCCTTATTGAGTAAGTGAATAGCAAAGTAATTTTAACCAATTATTTTATTCTTCTTCCCTCTTCTCTCTCTTTTGTAAAATCTAATAGGGTTTCTTGTGTTTGTTCAAGACACTCAATCTTTATCTCATAACTTTGTTATGTTATTGGCGACATCATTTCACAACACAAATGATTTCCCCTCGGTTGGTTATCTAACTGAAGGAATAAATgacttaatatttaatttaaaaaataataattgCACTATTTTAAAAGACATaaaaatataaaatgcaattgCTGATATTTTGAAGCGTGTCACTGGGTTAGTTTTTTCCTTGGTTATTCATAACAAATGAGGTAATAGactatttatttttaattaaaaattaaaataaagtaaTGGGATTCTAATTGATTGGATTTCACCTCAATGAAATCTATGTCTGGGGTAAAACTTCGTTAGAAAATCTATTCTCTTTTATTATAGAATAGACAAATAACGTTCAGATGAATGCCTACAATTTTTTGGTGTAAATATTCTGATATATTGCTCAACTGGGAGGTTGTTagaatatatttttttaaatatttaatctAAATATTATATTCCAACACTactaaaaaaaattattttgcAACATTTGGAACAAAGATTTAACCACGAGTGATGGTCTGTGGTAACAACATCGTGATATTAAGTGGGCTACTTATCACCACAGGTTATTGGTCGTGATAATAAATTGGAAAGCACACTACTTTTCACCATGGTTTAAATATCCAAATATAGTGAAAAGTGGAAAGGTCATAAGTTTGATACCTAACAACatcatttttgttgtttttaaaacTAGATATCGTGTTACTTATCACCTTAGTTGAAAGAACCAACCAGAgtgaaataattttttttaatatttattttttgaTTTTACGAAAATCTAATTATTATAACCTGTATTTTTGGGAATCATAACATATCAGAATACATCAATATTACACttgtgaatcaaatcaaattGGCAACTATTATGAAGAAAACATATGTATTATTACATCAAAGCCAAATGACATCAAAATGACATACATTATATGCATAATCATATCAAAAAATTATACAACTAACATACAAAATTATTGTGCACTAGATTCATTATTCTGAAGGAAGCAAGATGCACAACGTGACCATACGTTTTTTGGTGTATTGTCTCTTAACACCTATAATTTCAATTAATAATACTTGTTAGTATAACACTTGTTGGCACACATGTATAAACTCTTATAATTTATATCAAAAAATAATTATgaataaagaataaaaaatatttattttttctgTTTTCTCATATGCCTTCTTCATGATAATAACGAATAACACACACATCACCTATATCAACTTTTTCATATGAAGTAGGCACATGTGTTGCAAAAGAAGGTGTCTTAGGAATATCAAAATTTAAATATTGATTCTCATCACTATGAGGAATGTATTTTTCTTAGAGAACAGTTGATCATCTTTTTTAATAAGATTTAGTGACATAAAATACTTGTTTTGCTTGAAATGTCATGTAGAATGGTTCGATCATATAAGTTGTCTTGCCAAGGTTAACCCGTGtaattcaaggaattcaagaactCATTTCCTATACACCATACCTAACCTATTAGACTTCATCCAACTACGATCAATAATACATTCTGAAATTCATGTCAAATTCTTCTAAAATCATTTAACAATACAACAACAATATTCTCATAAACACAATAACAATGTAAATACAACAACTTACTAAGTCACTTTTCAACAATATAGAAAAATAGTATATAGCAATAATACAACAATACAACAACACAATAACAATaaaacaaatacaacaacaatATAAAACATTCTCAACAACACAAAGACTATCTCAATCTCACTCAATCACAACAACATATAACATtaaacaataacaacaacaaaaacacaATAACATTCAACATTAAAACTCTAGGTTTTAGGGTCTCAagaacaacaataacaataataatgtAACATTAACATTGATGAAATGTTTCATGTACCATAAAGGTAAAGAAGAGTCAAAACCGAGTTTTGTGATCCCTTCTTGTGAGATTTGACTTTCCTTTCACTActaaaaatattatattttatgAAAAAACTTTTACGTCATCCAACAAAAAGCTGAGGTAAAATTCCATGACACGCTATGTTATTTTTTTTTCAAGAAATTATCATCtattctctcggtttaagaaaAAACTGAGGGGTAAACTAATTTAAGGTACATGCTTTGAGTCCCGGTAACtaaaatttttgtttttttttctttaaaagtGACACATTTCTTATTATTTAAGATTTTATCTTATTATTAAATATTATATTCTCTCTGTTTCTCAAATAATCGAGGGGTATCATACATAAGTTTTACTATAAAAGGATTTTGTCACTAAGTTTTACCCTAAACCTAACTCACAAGTTCAGCTGCTCCATACTCTTAAACATCATTCTGTCTGATGGATTGCTAGACAAAAAAATTAGGTTATATGTTATTGTTCTTCTTACACCAACCTTTAACAAATCATTTATTTATTCTAGCAATCTATCTCACctaatgttgttgttgttattcttcttctttttgttcACACCAATATTTAATGGAATAACTTTCCAATGTTGTTAATCAAAGAAAACTTTCTATAATATATATTGATTTCTTCGATTGACAACATTGAGAATTTTATTCTTAATCAGATTGCAACACATAAAGAAATTGAtcaatgataaaaaaaattaaaaggaAACAATACATGTTACTTCAATTTTTTCCCATTCACCATTTCTTTTGGCAATAGAAGTCATTTATTACCTTGATTCTTTTAGAAATCGGGGTTAAAAGTATCAAATTTattgtaatttttattttaaaagaTTTTTTTACCTCGAGTTTAATTTACAATCAAAGGGTAAAATAAGGGTGTTTATTGAGTTAAAAGTACCAAATAAGGATTTTTTTTACCTTAAACAAATTTGTGTCGTCCATTTAGTGAGTATCAACACTTAAGACATTGACATTAGTGATCAACGTGAAACCTAAAAGACATCAATTCAGAAGGCTCATGCCACATTATAAAAGcattttgaatataaaaaattGATCATGAAAGCATTTGTTATGAAAACATTGAAACTTATTTATTTTATATCAGAAATATTGAAACAATGCTCTCTATGATGGATTGAAAGAGCAAAAAAATATTTGGGTTTAAGGTTTGTATTCTTAATAATCATATAActtaatatttttaatttatttatctaaccccttttttattttatattaaaaacaaaTGCATGAAATATCAAACATTTCATCTTCTCCAAAATTCAATGAAATGATGATCCATCATGTGTTCTTCGCCTACACTGATGGCAATGGATCAGATTCATAATTTGTTATATAAGTTTACTttaatattctgtgtaaacaatataatttgtaaataatttaatttaatattataTGTAAATAATGTAATTGGTATTTTTAAAAAGTTATTTTTTTCTTGGTTTTGGTCATAAACTGAGAGGTACATGACGCTAGTTTTAAAACTCTAAAAATATTGATGTTGAAGAACAAACCAATGACTATTTCAACTATCCCCTCGGTTATTCAGAAACTGATGGATAAATTGGCAAGTTTTCATGATATTCTTCGTTATCTCGCTTGTATAACATGTATTTTTTGTAGTAGTGTTTTCTTGATTTGTACCGGATATGATTGAGGTTATCGAAGAAATGAGTTTAGTGAATATGGATTTTTGCTAGGGAGTTGTTCTAGTCTTAAGGGTTTTCGCTTAAGGTGATGTTCAGTTATGGGGGAAATAAATTTTAgctttttattttcaattaaaaaGGAATACGTTTCACCATGGTACTCAAAATAACTGTGGTGATAATGGtctaattattttttttatataaagACTCAACATGTTCATTCACCTTTTCACTAATCCTAACTTATTCGACCTTCAAACTTCGTCTTCGAATCTTCTTGCATTGTTGTATCATGATCCTATAGGTTTAGGATTTAAAGATACTAAATTAGTATATTGAAAATTTTGGTTTAAAGATTAATGTCAAGTTTCATTTTATCAATTAAACAATATACTCAAAATTTAACATTAATCTTCAAAGCCAGTGTTTTCAAGACATATAGGCAAAACAATATTACAATGTAAAAATGTCTTTAAAATGATTGAAAAAAGAATTATACGCAATGAGATTCAAAGTGGGTCCCTAAAAGAGATATTTCCCTAAAAACTTTGATTGTGGTGAAATCTTAATTaatgtttatttaaaaaaaaatacacCATATATCTCCACAGTTGATAAATCTGGCTACAATGaaatattatttcatttttattttaaaaagaaGAAACATGCGtaaattagttttttttattaCAATTATAATTGCAGTATGACTGAAGTGAAAGTACATTATGAAATTTATAGTTCGTAGTATTGCAATATGATTATGTAGGCATATATCCTTGTTTAATTATATCACATTTATTAATTAAGAGTATTGATTTAATAATCTGTTAGAGTGGAAATTTCAATGACCTATTTTTAAATAATGATATTTGTAATTGTGCACCATATTTTATATAAGTTATTACTCTCAATATATCATACACTTGAGTATATCTCTCACCCATATGAAAATGACTAAGACATGAGGATTATCATCTACTGCCTATAGTTTTTTTCATAGATTCAGATATTTCTATAATCTCTAATAAATATATAATGAAGATACTAATTTATATATCTTATCATATGATTATTTCCCTTCCGCTCTAGTCTTTAGTTTATAATCATTGTATTGGGTGTGTCTTATTAGATTAATTCAAAGTTTAATTCAAAGTTTGAACATTTTTAAATAAGGAAATTTATTTAAATGTATATTTATAAAAAGGTGAACCATCTAACATATTAAACAACAATATAATTCTTATAAATAATTCCTACAAAAAATATATCGGTTATATATTGATCTCCgataaaataattaaaataacCAACTTTTTCAAATAAATACCTAAATTAAACCACATTTTCACGTATTTCTCAAACTAACTCActttaaaacaaacaaaaatcaACACAAAGATAACGTTAATTCAATTGACGATAGTGTATAAAAATTAAGAGGAGTCGTCAATCCAATTGACGACAATGTACAAATACATAGGAAAGACTATATTCTCTCTCCTTTGTGTTTGTACACGATCGCCAATTAAATTGGCGACTTCTCTTAATTTTTGTACACTGTCGTCAATTGAATTGACGTCACCTGTGTGTTAATTTTTTTTAAGTGGGTTAGTTTGGGAAATATATGGAAATGTGAATTAATTTAAAAAGAATTGATTCGTAATAAATGATGTTTTTCAAAACTAGTGAAGAGTTTCCATATCATTCATTTTTTTTAGAGAGGCGTTTCCATGTCATTCTGAAAGACCAATGTATGTGTAGTTTTTCCTTAATGAAAAACATAACACTCTTTCAAAATTCAGAGTTAGAACCATGAGAGATGATAGTAAATCCAAACATGgtgggttttattttaattattttccAAATACATAGTATATATATATCCCTAGGCCAAGGATTCAATTACAACAAGAGAAATTAAATCACTTCCTTTATTCTGGCTTGTTTATACAACAAACCAAGTATTACTTAATACTTATTCATCAAGCGCAAGCCCTGCAAGAACCTCAGTACGTAACCCTGCAAAGAGTAAAGTAAATCCATCTATCATCTTTAAGAAAAGCTTACAAATTTTAGTTCAATatatgattaacaatatataaAAAGAGTGAAAGAAAGAGAGGTGAGAGATGTAGTTACTTGTTGCAGTCAATGGTGGGACTAACTTTGTAGGGCACGTTGACACCACACTTTCTAGGGAGGTCAGCAAGGGCAGGAAGATTGAGTCCAGGTAAGCTGAGTGAAGTGGATTTGAGGCACCTACAGTTAGCTTGACGATCAGATACAGTTTTGGCTAAGTTGAACACAGTTCTAACTCCATTGCAACATGGTGCTGGAACAGATGGACCTGGTCTCCTAAGGTAACCAATGCATGGTGCTACAGTTAGTTGCACTTGGCCACATGATTGGGCACCATTTGCTAAGGAAGCACTCAAAACCAAGCATATCATAGCCAAGGAAGTAACCATAATTGAGGTAGCCATTGATTGTTTTGTGAGTTAGGGTGGAGGTGATGGATGTGTTAAGGTACATAGCTATAAGGACTATTTATAGAGAATTGATCAACCTTGGTCCCAATGTTTAACACTATTTAATGTGTGAGGAGAGGACAGTTTCTACACCAATCAAACTCTCAAGAGTAAATATCCAACACAAGAAAAAGTTCATTAACTATTATTTTTGTCTCATCATCTTGGGAGAAAATTCTTTCTTCTCATAATAAGAAAttcatttataaaaataaaaattattttaaaataaggtattatttttaattttcattgaaacactattttattttttctctaattaatattaatttaacACTATATTTATGATAATTATGAATCTAGCAATACTTGATAAATGTAATTGAGTAAAAGAAACTCACTTTTTTATTTGCAGTTTTCTTAATTAaatgaagagtaatattttttCACTAAATATATGATAAAATGGAATAGTGGTTAAATGGATTGTTAACAATGTTAATGTTTGGGGTTTAAGCTTTGGTGTTGTTATTTTTAtgttttagttttttttaatttttttaatacTAAAAATATTGTAAAATAGTTTCAccttttatttatatatatatatatatatatatatatatatatatatatatatatatatatatatatatatatatataatggaATAGTGGTTAAAATAGATGGTAACAATGTTGATGTTTGGGGTTTAAGCTTTGGTGTTTTTgtatttaactttttttttaataGTACAAATATTGTAAAATAATTTCAactgttatatatatatatatatatatatatatatatatatatatatatatatatatatatatatatatatatatatatatatatatatatatatatatatatatatatatatatatatatatatatatatatatatatatatatatatatataagtcaATTAATTAGGAAGAAAATGGAATAGTGATTAAAGTAGATAGTAACAATGTTGATGTTTGGAGTTTAAGCCTTGGTGCTgttatttttatgtttttatttttttatttaatttaaaatagTAAAAGTATTGTAAAATAGTTTCAATCAAACTCGGGACACAAGGGATGGTGGGTAGGCGCCCCAGCCACCGAACCAACAAAATATTTAATCAAATTGTTGACTGTTATTAATATATATTTGTTCATGAATGATCATGATGAAACACTTTAGAAACATAAGTTCTCCTCATTAATTGTTATAAGTTGTGCCAAAAATTATATttaagtattttttttttttttagtgCACGAGAATAAATAAGAGAGTTTTATTATGTAAAATATCGTTGATTGATATGCTTAATGTGAATGTGTGATTCATGTTTAGGTTTTCACTGAATTATTCATTCGCGTCTAATTTTCTGGAATTGGAAGGGGCGAATCGAACCTAAAGTTTAGTGTACACACATGCTTTAGAATTTatttgtttcactttcatcataccattttcatcttcttcttatTTATGTTTTGCAGGCATACCCCTAACACAAGATCTAAACTTTAAAGAAAATGATAATAACGTTCAATGATGGTGAAAGAGAGATAAACATACATGTTTGTTTATTCATAACTATGGTGAAATATATATAATTgttaaataaatatatattataatcTATGTAAAATATGTTgaaaataatttatatttatgTTAAGTTTAACATGTGCAATAAAATTATGTATGCATGATTTATAAATTATTCAAGTATGTGAGTTAACTCTAAACCGTCCCTTGAAGACTTAGACCACGGTTTTCTACCTTTAGGTGACGGTTTTCCGTTGTTGCCTAAACCGTTTATTCCACGCTTGATAAACTGTCCCTTGAAGACTTAGACCACAGTTTTCTACCTTTAGGTGACAGTTTTCCGTTGTTGCCTAAATCCGTTTTTGTTGTAGTGGTTTGAATATTTAAGAATATATTTGATTTATGGTGTATACTTGAATGTAAAATACATGTTAGATATTATTCTTTAGTGTAagtaatttattttaattaataatgCATTATTTATTGACGAAATGATTTGGTAAAAATTAAATTAGTCTTTTTTATGAATTTGAATTTATGGTGCGCATATTGGTAACATAAAATGATGTAAATACAATGTTAAAAATCTCAAGGACATGTTTACATTGTATTTTAGTTTGTGTAAGaatttattaaattttaaataatttatttcatattatatGTATATCATAATATATAGTCGATTGCTATATATGTTTAATACATTAAATATATTTTGAATATATTTAAATGGAAGTAAAACTTCAAAGTAAAAAGGTTAGAAAATGAACAATGATATAAAATTTGTGTATATGATAAAATGAATGACAAAATTGTCTTGGTGATAGTTTATCAAATATCAAAAATATAGAATATATATTGTATATGATAATTGTATTAATAAGACAAAAGTGTCATGGTTTGATGATAGATGGTAAATACTATCAAGAGTACATAAAGTAATCATATACATGACTAGTTGAAAGATTGAATATTCAAAGTTTATTGAAGATGGAAAATCTTGCAATTCTTTGACGAAAGAATTGACAAATGTATGATGTATTTGGATATAATTGAATATAATGAAGAAATGATTAGGGATGTGGAACAAGCCTATATCTAATTAATCATCGATAGTAAAACTCAACTCACACTTGATTAACGTCAAGTCTTGAGTTCAATAATAAAATTAAACTATAGAGTGATTGAAGTATTTGATGATAAATACATCTCAAAGGATAAAATTACTTGGACCATAAGAATAAGTGTGGTAGGATGATGTTTTTCTCTTAATAGACATATAGCATATGTTTGTTGTAATACATAATTATGGATGCATTTCTGATATAATCTACCTATATGAGAATAAAATAGTATCACTTTATAGAGTTCAAGGGCTTGACTCACCAAAAAAGATTATTGACCAGTTAAATCTGCTTGTTCCGCAAAAAAGGCATCAATCTTCACTGAGCAACAAAACACTCCCATTAAATCAAAGAGTCTCAAGctactgtagcacctcaaatttgcaccctaccattgtgtacattcattgcatactaggtcatagcattaacaatgtccactgcataacattgcattgtccatttgcccaagtgcaagctcagttgatgaatcaggtctaactgatcaggagaatcagtcagtcaaacaagcaagtgccactatgaacaaatctgttatggcaatgtttttgtttttgtgactttttttgaactctttttctaaaataaagcattaaacatgcagaaatgatcttatggcatccactatgaacaaatctgttatggctcagtatgatttcgacaatcccatataccaagccgaagaggagagtgatgaagacagtgaactcccgaaagaattggctagattgttgaagcaggaggaaagggtcatccaacctcatcaggaggaattggagattgtgaatcttggtactgaggacgccagaagggagatcaaaattggggctgctttgaaacctgaggtcaagaacaggttgattgagatgctgagagagtatattgagatattcgcctggtcttatcaagatatgcctgggctggatactgatattgtggttcatagactacctctcagagatgattgtccttcggtcaaacagaagcttcgtagaacaagtcctgatatggcagtgaaaatcaaggaagaggttcagaagcagttcgatgctggttttttgtcagtaacaacttacccgccgtgggtagccaacatcgttccggtgccgaagaaggatggcaaagtcaggatgtgtgtcgactaccgggatttgaacagagcgagtccgaaagatgacttcccattacctcacattgatgtattggttgataacacggctcaatcctcggtattctctttcatggatggtttctcgggctataatcagattaagatggcgccagaggacatggaaaagacgacattcattacaccttggggcacgttctg encodes:
- the LOC127127313 gene encoding non-specific lipid-transfer protein 1; amino-acid sequence: MATSIMVTSLAMICLVLSASLANGAQSCGQVQLTVAPCIGYLRRPGPSVPAPCCNGVRTVFNLAKTVSDRQANCRCLKSTSLSLPGLNLPALADLPRKCGVNVPYKVSPTIDCNKVTY